Proteins found in one Cataglyphis hispanica isolate Lineage 1 chromosome 15, ULB_Chis1_1.0, whole genome shotgun sequence genomic segment:
- the LOC126855223 gene encoding piwi-like protein Ago3 has protein sequence MDDNKKFNGKGHGSLLLQMMKQKTQAEHARSETLSHSVETPSFSSNEQTRSFEASQTSFASNVSVGRGRAQLPSLLKSMSISKGLEGRGQPTLAMGRASLLSSLIKRQSSGESGTRPSMSIERTHSAGVLGKLSDISVYDSPSTSDVHPSEDTAPICRQGKSGTKIEIFANYIDLKLDPGKGLFQYEVKYSPDIDSIGLRRKLLAQHSTSLGRTRTFDGMILYLPTKLPQDVTNYYSEHPMDGSRITLTIIFKKKQSMNENVQFFNVLINRIMRALSLIRIGRQNFNPNSAQKLNQHRLEIWPGYVTAINEYEGGLKLCLDSKHRVMRTETIRDLITEIARKGQRDYKDAIINEIVGTSVLTRYNNKTYRIDDIAWDKTPEYKFSRNDQEISLIDYYKIHWNIEIVDKTQPLLVHRGTIRTSTGEKQERIILLVPELSYAAGLTDSIRSNHYIMRDLSAITKSSPDHRRSVIRRFVEEVEKNKVTQELLSEWGLRLNNDIVQFTGRRLDPELIHFGHNKTCQLTDDKPGDWNAAVIKNPVLRAPNLNNWHIIYFTRDDTCVKDFLEMLNKIVGAIGMRINKNPRKIVLKDDRTETYLREIQNSINDAVELVVVVFPTNRTDRYSAVKKLCCVQRAVPSQVIIGKTISKPPKLKSVTEKIALQINCKLGGALWTVNMPLKNCMVCGIDVYHAGVGGGAKKSVAGFVASLDTQLTKWHSRICMQASKQELVDMLQVCLISAINAYQKHNGCNPERIIIYRDGVGDGDLDYVEKYEVKQLMMTFNRIAPNYKPQLSVIIVQKRINTRLFIRDRGNPRGLENPAAGTVVDSFVTRRNYYDFFLVPQSVRQGTVTPTHYIVIHDSSNLETDHMQRLTYKFCHLYYNWPGTIRVPAPCQYAHKLVYLVGQNIQAEPHYSLSDILFYL, from the exons AtggatgataataaaaaatttaatgggaAAGGACATGGTTCCCTATTGTTGCAAATGATGAAGCAGAAAACACAAGCAGAACATGCTCGGTCTGAAACACTGTCCCATTCTGTAGAAACACCTAGTTTTTCTTCTAATGAACAGACCAGATCATTTGAGGCATCTCAAACCTCATTTGCCTCAAATGTTAGTGTAGGTCGCGGACGTGCTCAATTACCTAGTTTGTTAAAATCTATGAGTATAAGCAAAGGATTAGAGGGCAGAGGACAACCTACACTAGCAATGGGACGCGCTTCTCTCCTAAGTTCTTTGATAAAGAGACAGAG TTCTGGTGAATCAGGCACACGACCAAGTATGTCTATTGAAAGGACACATTCTGCAGGTGTTTTAGGAAAATTGTCTGATATTTCGGTATATGACAGTCCATCCACATCCGACGTACATCCTTCCGAAGATACCGCGCCAATATGTCGACAAGGCAAAAGTGGaacaaa aatagaaatatttgcCAATTATATAGATCTGAAATTAGATCCTGGAAAAGGATTGTTTCAATATGAGGTTAAATACAGTCCAGATATAGATTCGATAGGATTACGTCGTAAATTGCTTGCTCAACATTCCACTAGTTTAGGACGAACAAGAACATTTGATGGGATGATACTTTACTTACCAACAAAACTGCCACAAGAT GTCACAAACTATTATTCGGAACACCCAATGGATGGATCGCGAATAACTCttacaatcatttttaaaaagaaacaatcgATGAATGAAAATGTACAGTTCTTCAACGTTTTGATTAATCGTATCATGCGTGCACTTAGTTTAATTCGTATTGgtcgacaaaattttaatccgAATAGCGCGCAAAAACTGAATCAACATCGATTAGAAATATGGCCTGGTTATGTGACTGCCATAAACGAATATGAGGGTGGCTTAAAGCTCTGTTTAGATTCTAAACATCGAGTAATGCGGACAGAAACTATTCGAGATTTAAT AACTGAGATTGCTCGTAAAGGACAGCGCGATTATAAAGATGCTATAATAAACGAGATAGTTGGTACGAGCGTATTAACACGATACAATAATAAGACGTATCGTATAGATGATATTGCATGGGATAAAACACCAGAATATAAATTCTCCAGAAATGACCAGGAAATATCTCTAAtcgattattacaaaatacattgGAACATAGAGATTGTAGACAAAACGCAACCGCTTTTAGTGCATCGTGGCACGATTAGAACATCGACCGGCGAG AAGCAGGAAAGAATAATTCTTCTGGTACCGGAATTGAGTTATGCTGCGGGTCTCACAGATAGTATCCGCTCCAACCACTATATAATGAGAGATTTGAGTGCAATTACGAAATCGTCGCCCGATCATCGTAGGAGTGTGATTAGGCGATTTGTAGAAGAGGTAGAAAAGAATAAGGTTACCCAAGAATTATTATCAGAATGGGGTTTACGTTTAAATAATGACATAGTTCAATTTACTGGAAGACGCCTTGATCCTGAGTTGATACATTTCGGGCATAACAAAACATGCCAATTGACGGATGATAAACCTGGTGATTGGAATGCTGCAGTGATAAAAAATCCTGTATTACGTGCT CCCAATTTGAACAATtggcatattatatattttacaagagaTGATACTTGTGTAAAAGATTTCTTAGAGATGCTGAACAAGATTGTAGGAGCAATCGGAATGCGGATTAACAAAAATCCACGAAAGATTGTTCTAAAAGATGATAGAACTGAAACTTATCTGCGAGAAATTCAAAACAGCATCAACGACGCTGTTGAATTAGTAGTTGTTGTATTTCCGACCAATCGTACTGATCGATATTCTGCTGTCAAAAA ACTATGTTGTGTGCAAAGAGCCGTACCGTCGCAAGTTATCATCGGAAAAACAATTTCCAAGCCtccaaaattgaaaagtgtTACAGAAAAGATTGCACTTCAAATCAATTGTAAACTAGGAGGCGCACTTTGGACTGTAAACATGCCATTG AAAAATTGCATGGTGTGTGGTATAGATGTCTATCATGCTGGTGTAGGAGGAGGTGCGAAGAAGAGTGTTGCAGGATTTGTCGCAAGTTTAGATACTCAATTAACCAAATGGCATAGTAGAATCTGTATGCAAGCTTCTAAGCAAGAGTTGGTGGATATGCTACAAGTGTGCCTTATCTCAGCTATCAATGCATATCAAAAg CATAATGGGTGTAATCCGGagcgtataattatatatcgcgaTGGAGTCGGCGATGGTGATCTAGATTATGTCGAAAAATATGAAGTAAAGCAACTAATGATGACGTTCAACCGCATTGCGCCAAATTATAAGCCGCAACTTAGTGTAATAATCGTTCAAAAACGTATCAATACACGATTGTTCATCAGAGAT agagGAAATCCGCGGGGCTTAGAGAATCCCGCAGCGGGTACCGTCGTCGATTCGTTCGTAACGAGAAGAAACTATTATGATTTCTTCCTCGTGCCGCAAAGTGTACGACAGGGTACGGTAACACCTACTCACTATATTGTTATTCATGATTCGTCCAATCTGGAGACTGATCACATGCAACGACTCACgtataaattttgtcatttgtATTACAATTGGCCTGGTACGATTCGCGTACCCGCTCCTTGTCAATATGCGCACAAGCTTGTATATCTAGTCGGTCAAAATATTCAAGCCGAACCGCACTATTCCCTCTCGGATATCTTGTTCTATCTATAA
- the LOC126855245 gene encoding NAD-dependent protein deacylase Sirt4 isoform X2 → MYDLKKQSRIYKSSLAFVPKCDRTRIEDVIKLKEFIDEHHRLCILTGAGVSTESGIPDYRSAEVGLYARSNHKPVLYKEFCNSEAIRRRYWARNYVGWPRFSSLKPNIAHEILKDLEYIGKVGCIITQNVDNLHSKAGSKNVIELHGTAFRVMCLNCDHKICRYELQEVFQKLNPSMVAISQMIRPDGDVELSQAQVEDFNVPACDNCGGILKPDIIFFGDNVPRNIVQNVKNNVENSDALLILGTTLSTFSAYRIVLQAIEANKPIAIVNIGKTRADEFINLRVEGRCGDILSKVLQLNVSNNSIR, encoded by the exons atgtatgatttaaaaaaacaat CTCGCATATATAAATCGAGTCTTGCGTTTGTTCCAAAATGCGATCGAACAAGAATAgaagatgtaataaaattgaaggaaTTTATCGATGAACATCATCGTTTGTGCATATTAACTGGAGCAGGGGTATCCACAGAAAGTGGTATTCCCGATTATAGATCGGCAGAAGTAGGTCTTTATGCGCGAAGCAATCATAAACCAGttctttataaagaattttgcaACAGTGAGGCAATAAGAAGACGATACTGGGCCAGAAACTATGTTGGATGGCCGAG ATTTTCTTCTCTCAAACCAAACATTGCACACGAGATACTGAAAGATTTGGAATATATTGGAAAAGTAGGCTGTATCATTACACAAAATGTAGACAATTTACATTCAAAGGCAGgaagtaaaaatgtaatagagTTGCATGGAACAGCATTCAGAGTTATGTGTCTTAATTGCgatcataaaatatgtagatatgAACTTCAAGAagtctttcaaaaactaaatcCATCTATGGTTGCAATTAGTCAAATGATAAGACCTGATGGAGATGTAGAATTATCACAG GCACAAGTCGAAGACTTTAATGTTCCTGCTTGTGATAATTGTGGTGGTATTTTGAAAccagatattatattttttggagACAATGTTCCACGCAATATAGtacaaaatgtgaaaaataatgtcgAGAATTCGGATGCTTTGCTAATTCTCGGAACGACTCTTAGTACATTCTCCGCATATAGAATTGTCCTGCAAGCAATCGAGGCCAACAAGCCAATTGCGATAGTAAATATTGGCAAAACTAGAGctgatgaatttataaatttaagagtaGAGGGAAGATGTGGAGATATACTTTCAAAAGTCCTGCAGCTGAATGTGTCAAACAATTCTATAAgataa
- the LOC126855245 gene encoding NAD-dependent protein deacylase Sirt4 isoform X1: MITRYIYCNAKSVELCSRIYKSSLAFVPKCDRTRIEDVIKLKEFIDEHHRLCILTGAGVSTESGIPDYRSAEVGLYARSNHKPVLYKEFCNSEAIRRRYWARNYVGWPRFSSLKPNIAHEILKDLEYIGKVGCIITQNVDNLHSKAGSKNVIELHGTAFRVMCLNCDHKICRYELQEVFQKLNPSMVAISQMIRPDGDVELSQAQVEDFNVPACDNCGGILKPDIIFFGDNVPRNIVQNVKNNVENSDALLILGTTLSTFSAYRIVLQAIEANKPIAIVNIGKTRADEFINLRVEGRCGDILSKVLQLNVSNNSIR, from the exons atgatcacaagatatatttattgtaatgcaAAGTCGGTAGAATTATGTT CTCGCATATATAAATCGAGTCTTGCGTTTGTTCCAAAATGCGATCGAACAAGAATAgaagatgtaataaaattgaaggaaTTTATCGATGAACATCATCGTTTGTGCATATTAACTGGAGCAGGGGTATCCACAGAAAGTGGTATTCCCGATTATAGATCGGCAGAAGTAGGTCTTTATGCGCGAAGCAATCATAAACCAGttctttataaagaattttgcaACAGTGAGGCAATAAGAAGACGATACTGGGCCAGAAACTATGTTGGATGGCCGAG ATTTTCTTCTCTCAAACCAAACATTGCACACGAGATACTGAAAGATTTGGAATATATTGGAAAAGTAGGCTGTATCATTACACAAAATGTAGACAATTTACATTCAAAGGCAGgaagtaaaaatgtaatagagTTGCATGGAACAGCATTCAGAGTTATGTGTCTTAATTGCgatcataaaatatgtagatatgAACTTCAAGAagtctttcaaaaactaaatcCATCTATGGTTGCAATTAGTCAAATGATAAGACCTGATGGAGATGTAGAATTATCACAG GCACAAGTCGAAGACTTTAATGTTCCTGCTTGTGATAATTGTGGTGGTATTTTGAAAccagatattatattttttggagACAATGTTCCACGCAATATAGtacaaaatgtgaaaaataatgtcgAGAATTCGGATGCTTTGCTAATTCTCGGAACGACTCTTAGTACATTCTCCGCATATAGAATTGTCCTGCAAGCAATCGAGGCCAACAAGCCAATTGCGATAGTAAATATTGGCAAAACTAGAGctgatgaatttataaatttaagagtaGAGGGAAGATGTGGAGATATACTTTCAAAAGTCCTGCAGCTGAATGTGTCAAACAATTCTATAAgataa
- the LOC126855243 gene encoding eukaryotic translation initiation factor 3 subunit H, with protein sequence MVSRTTSRRIPEVEPRIDYVQCDGLVVMKMVKHCHEESSSNMEVAQGALLGLVVQNRLEITNCFPFPKNDEIMDEEEYQLAMMRRLRWVNVDHFHVGWYQSADVGNFLNLSLLESQYHYQTSIEESVVLIYDTAKSARGFLTLKAYRLTPQAIQMYKENEFTPEALRTLKIGYESLFVEIPVVIKNSNLTNIMMSELDEMIPEEQGTKYLDLGTATVLENQLRCLMDRVDELNQEAMKFNRYQQLVVRQQQDKNRLLAKRAQENAARAAKDEPPLPDDDINKLMRPLPVPPRLNPMIVAGQINTYSEHISQFCSQSLAKLYITQSLQNAKEAKSSH encoded by the exons ATGGTTTCGAGGACAACATCGAGACGAATTCCCGAGGTAGAGCCGCGTATAGATTACGTGCAATGCGATGGACTGGTGGTGATGAAGATGGTGAAACATTGCCACGAGGAGTCTTCCAGTAACATGGAAGTTGCGCAGGGCGCTCTACTTGGCTTGGTTGTACAAAACCGTTTAGAAATTACCAATTGCTTCCCGTTTCCTAAAAATGACGAGATTATGGACGAGGAAGAATATCAACTTGCTATGATGCGAAGATTGAGATG ggtgaacGTCGATCATTTCCACGTCGGTTGGTATCAAAGTGCGGACGTTGGCAACTTTTTAAATCTATCCTTGCTAGAGTCGCAGTATCACTATCAAACTTCTATCGAAGAATCAGTTGTGCTTATTTATGATACAGCAAAATCTGCTAGAGGTTTTTTGACGCTTAAGGCATACCGGCTCACTCCGCAAGCGATACAAATGTACAAGGAGAATGAGTTTACTCCAGAAGCTTTGCGTACCTTGAAGATTGGATATGAGAGTCTCTTTGTCGAGATCCCAGTAGTTATAAAGAACAGTAATTTGACAAACATCATGATGTCAGAGTTGGATGAAATGATTCCCGAGGAGCAAGGCACAAAATATTTGGATCTTGGCACAGCTACAGTATTGGAGAACCAGTTGAGATGTTTGATGGATCGAGTAGATGAATTAAACCAAGAAGCTATGAAGTTTAATAGGTATCAACAATTGGTAGTTCGTCAACAGCAAGATAAGAATAGGCTCCTGGCTAAGAGGGCTCAAGAAAATGCCGCTAGAGCTGCAAAGGACGAACCGCCGCTACCTgatgatgatattaataaactgATGAGGCCATTGCCAGTTCCACCAAGATTAAATCCAATGATTGTTGCTGgacaaattaatacatatagcGAACACATTTCACAATTCTGCTCTCAAAGCTTAGCTAAATTGTACATCACTCAAAGCCTACAAAATGCAAAGGAGGCAAAGTCTtcccattaa